The Gimesia sp. DNA window AACACCGCTTTACGCACTTCAATCCAGGCGAGACTGCCTTGTGAATCTTCGAGGTAGCTGACGCTCAGCAGATAATGCAGCATGCTGTTTTCGGGCTGCAGTTTTACGGCTGCCTGGAATTCAGAGATCGCCTTTTTCCAGTGTTTCTGCTTCAGAAAAGTCTGCCCCTGCTGGGCGTGTTTGAGCGCTTCGGCTTTCTGTGCCTGCTCCGTCTCTGCTGAGGACTGATTCTCCTGGTCTTGCGCCGGAAGCCGGGAGTGATTCATCAAGCAGACAGAGAGCAAGGCTGTCCACAGACAAACGATTGAGAGCGGCGAATGCAGATTCATGATGAGCTTTTTCCCTCAGTCTAAGACGCTTTCGGCTGAAAGTGAGCCTGCCAGAACAGGCAGAGAGCTATTTTTGTTTCTCGGGAATCGAAATTAATTGTAACTCCAGTCGTCCCGTGTGCCACATGTAATTGGGTCCGAAGCCGGCCCGGGGGCCCCACTGATTGTCGACCGCCTGCTGCAGGTAGGTACGTGCTTTCACTTTACGGCCGTGCAACGATTCATTCAGGCCGATATAGAGATTCGCATAAAACAGGCGTTTTTCCCGTTCCTGATCGCTGATCTCCGCCGCGTTGATGGCTTTCAGTATCGCCTCCGGAGTCGTTTTGCCTTCAAACAGGCGATACAGATCGGGAAAGGGTTCGCGATCATCCTTTTCGTACTTCAACAGTCCTTTTTGAGCCGCCTCGGGGCCCTTCGCCTGGAACTGGGAGAAAAACCGCCAGATCCCGTTCTCGCGATCGACATTATCAAACGAATGATAGATTTCGAACTGCCGGGCAGCATCGGCGTACTGTTTAGCGTAATAACAGGCAATCCCCCGTCGCCAGTGAGAGGTTTTGATCGAGGGATCGAGCTCGACCATCTTATCGTAATCCGCGACGGCCTGTTTGAACTGTCCCAGGAAAAAGTAAGCGTCTCCCCGCCGGGAATAGAGGGACGTCTCCCGGGGCGCTGCTTTGATGCGCGTTGAGATCTCCTCAATCTGTTGCTCGAGTTCCTGCTGCAACGCTTTCTTCTGTGCTGTTTTATCTGCGGA harbors:
- a CDS encoding tetratricopeptide repeat protein — its product is MRFWILCSLMLCLPGLTQPVDADPQPASADKTAQKKALQQELEQQIEEISTRIKAAPRETSLYSRRGDAYFFLGQFKQAVADYDKMVELDPSIKTSHWRRGIACYYAKQYADAARQFEIYHSFDNVDRENGIWRFFSQFQAKGPEAAQKGLLKYEKDDREPFPDLYRLFEGKTTPEAILKAINAAEISDQEREKRLFYANLYIGLNESLHGRKVKARTYLQQAVDNQWGPRAGFGPNYMWHTGRLELQLISIPEKQK